The nucleotide sequence CATTCggcaaacaagttctttgccggaaacgacaaatttgccgagtgtttttgtgtttgccgagtgtttctctcgggcactcggcaaacaagttctttgccgagtgctgccataaaaacactcgacaaaaaaaacactcggtaaagatgtggtttgccgagtgttaaaaaaaacactcggcaaagatggggtttgccgaatttttttacactcggcaaagtaaaaaaaaattctgggaaagaaagagaagaaaaaaaatgaaaaaaaaatctttgccgagtgcctagatctaggacacgcggcaaagtaaaaaaaattctgggaaagaaacagaagaaaaaaaatgaaaaaaaatctttgccgagtgcccagatctatgacactcggcaaagtaaaaaaaaatcctgggaaagaaagagaagaaaaaaaatgaaaaaaaaatttgctgagtgcctagatctgggacactcggcaaacgaaaaAAGTCTTTTTTAACCCCCGCGCCGCGGGCTCCCCTTCTCCCCGCGCCGCATCCacacgccccctccccttctccgcgCACGGGCACGCGCCGTCCCCTCCCCGCGCACGCGCACGCGccgccccctcctccctctcggccCCGGCGtggccccgccctcccctcctccctctctggcGCCGCTGCGGcctgccctcccctcctccctcaccCGCATGGCCCGCgctcccctcctccctcgccggcgtagtccgccctcccctcctccctcaccggcgcacctccctccctcctccactgcctccaccagatccggccCCGGCGCGGGCGGATCAGGCGACTATGACACAGGGGGAGGCCGGATCTAGCCCTGGCACGACcgaccctcctctccctctcttcccaccgccggcgcccctccccctcctctctcttccccaaTGGCCGATCTGGCgcagccgccccctcctctctcttccccggcgacggatccggcgcggccgcccctcctctccctctctttcctTGATCCGGCGGCCGCGCCCTCCTCTCCCTGTCTTCCCCGGCGTGGCGGGTGGTGGCGTAGTGGTGgtgggcggcggtggcgtggtggtggtggccggtggtGCCTCGTGGTGGCGGCCGTGAAGCCGGGGAGCGGAGGCGAGACGTAGGGGAAGGGCGCCGCCGAGGAGACCGACGGCGGCCGGTGGAGACCGGTCGGTGGtggcttttttttatttttcgaaaaaatgttTGTGGTagctttttttttatattttgaaaaaaatgtttgccgagtgtttttgggcactcggcgatgtgtttgccgagtgtccgacaaaaagcactcggcaaagtctgtttgccgataaaaattcgccgagtgtcgtttgccgagtgtgacACGCGGCAAAACCTTTGttgagtgccaggggcactcggcaaatctcctGATTCCCGTAGTGGACGATCAGTTTTTCTCTGCGTGTGTCTGTAGCCTGCCAGTATTTATTTTTTAATAGCAGGCAGAGCAAGTGAACCAGCAAGATATTTGAACCTGCTACCAACAATAGTGAGCTTTGCTCCTTCAGTATCCGAGCAGCCTTTTTGAAATTATCTCAACATCAAATATCGTAGGCGCTGAGTATTTCAAAAGGGCTGCTCGGGTGAAGGGGGAAAATCACTGTTGGCAGGGTTCAAATATCTTACTAGTTCACGAAACATGGAGACAATTAAAGACGCTGCGCGCTTCCAAACATGCTCAATCAATCGCAAGCAGCTCTTTTGTAAATAGACAAAGATATCTGGTGAAATCTCACTATCGTTGTTCTTCTCTTTTGTTGCAGTTATTAATTAATTTACAAACAGCACGTGGCCATCGATGGTGACTTTCTGCCTACCAAAGACTGCTGCATTCGGCCATGGGTACACTTGGTTAATTTCTTCCTACCAGTCGTTAGTTCCATCTCACAGAAAAGGCCATTGTCGtctgagtgtttttatgtttgtcgagtgtttttgtgtttgccgagtgttttctctcGGGCATTCggcaaacaagttctttgccggaaacgtcaaatttgccgagtgtttttgtgtttgccgagtgtttctctcgggcactcggcaaacaagttctttgccgagtgctaccataaaaacactcgacaaaaaaaaacactcagtaAAGATGTGGTTTGCCtagtgttaaaaaaaacactcggcaaagatggggtttgccgaattttttttacactcggcaaagtaaaaaaaattctgggaaagaaagagaagaaaaaaatgaaaaaaaaatctttgccgagtgcctagatctaggacacgcggcaaagtaaaaaaaattttgggaaagaaacagaagaaaaaaaatgaaaaaaaaatctttgccgagtgcccagatctatgacactcggcaaagtaaaaaaaatcttaggaaagaaagagaagaaaaaaaatgaaaaaaaaatacttgccgagtgcctagatctgggacactcggcacaCGAAAAAAGTCTTTTTTAACCCCCGCGCCGTGGGCTCCCCTTCTCCCCGCACCGCGTCCACACGCCCACTCCCCTTCTCCGCGCACGGGCACGCGccgccccctcctccctctcggccCCGGCGTGGCcacgccctcccctcctccctctccggcgccgCTGCGGcctgccctcccctcctccctcaccAGCGTGGCCCGCGCTCCCCTCCCTCGCCGGCGTAgtccgccctcccctcctccctcgccggcgcacctccctccctcctccaccgccaccaccagatCCAGCCCTGGCGCGGGCGGATCCGGCGACTATGGCGCAGGGGGAGGCCGGATCCAGCCCTGGCGCgaccgccccctcctctccctctcttcccaccgccggcgcccctccccctcctctctcttccccagCGGCCGATCTggcgcggccgccccctcctctctcttccccggcggcggatccggcgcggccgccccctcctctccctctctttcctTGATCCGGCGGCCGCGCCCTCCTCTCCCTGTCTTCCCCGGCGTGGCGGGTGGTGGCGTAGTGGTGGTGGAcggcggtggcgtggtggtggcggctcgTGGCGGCGGCCGTGAAGCCGGGGAGCAGGAGGCGAGACGCAGGGGAAGGGCGCCGCCGAGGAGACCGACGGCGGCCAGCGGAGACCGGCGGGTGGTGgccttttttatttttcaaaaaaatgttTGCGGtggctttttttttatttttcgaaaaaatgtttgccgagtgtttttaggcactcggcgaagtgtttgccgagtgtccgacaaaaaacactcggcaaagtctgtttgCCGATAAAAATTCGCCGAGTGTCATTTGCCgtgtgtgacactcggcaaaccctttgccgagtgccagaggcactcggcaaatctcctGATTCCCATAGTGGACGATCAGTTTTTCTCTGCGTGTGTCTGTAGCCTGCCagtatttatttttttatagCAGGCAGAGCAAGTGAACCAGCAAGATATTTGAACCAGCTACCAACAACAGTGAGTTTTGCTCCTTCAGTACCCGAGCAGCCTTTTTGAAATTATCTCAACATCAAATATCGTAGGCGCTGAGTATTTCAAAAGGGCTGCTCCGGTGAAGGGGGAAAATCACTGTTGGCAGGGTTCAAATATCTTACTAGTTCACGAAACATGGAGACAATTAAAGACGCTGCGCGCTTCCAAACATGCTCAATCAATCGCAAGCAGCTCTTTTGTAAATAGACAAAGATATCTGGTGAAATCGCACTAtcgtttttcttctctttttttgcaattattaattaatttaCAAACAGCACGTGGCCATCGATGGTGACTTTCTGCCTACCGAAGACTGCTGCATTCGGCCATGGGTACACTTGGTTAATTTCTTCCTACCAGTCGTTAGTTCCAGCTCACAGAAAAGGCCATTGTCGTCCGTCCCCACACACCCGACGTCGTATCGCGTGCGTCCATCCACACCATGCCATGCTGCCGGACACCCTTCTGATCTGTGGGCTGGAATAAAACCAATAGGAAAGATGGGAACGTGGCGAGAAAAGAAGAGGTAGGCCAATGACCCATGTCACGGTGAGGGAGTCATCTTCAAGCTCCAAACAAGAGTTCATCTCCTCCTCCATGGTGCATCAAAAGTGGAAAACCATGGGGGCCTAAGAGGGGCTCCATGGGCTCGGCGGCAGTACCGCCCCACCACTAGATCCGCCCCTGCTAGTATATAGAAAATTCATTCTAGACTCAGTATACCCAAGAATGCACACACAACCTTATAAGTATTTACTGGATTTTATTAACTAAAAAACAAAATCTTCTTCAAAACCACTTCAAACAGGATAAGAAAGTAATTTTTATTTGATGAACGATGAAAACAATTGGACGGATGATGAATAGATGGATTCCAGTTCTGCATATATAGCCGATGAAATTGTCTTGTTTTTTAGACCATCAGACCTTTTAAGATAAATACGTTAGTATTGTGTAATAGACGGTTTCATATAGTACCAGTAATCTTAGGAGAACTACTAAATTTTTAATTTGTGCATATATAAAAGGTCCATTCTGGGTTGTATGACAACAACTCATACAATGATGCAACAGTGCTCCCATAGTCCTCAATTTTAGCTtgtacaaaacagttgtttcacgaAACAACAACATTTATCTCACCTCCATCTTTTTCCTCTACATCATAAAAAATATTACATAGTGATGATAAtactatagcaatttatttgctATTATTTATATAGTGACATTTTGGCACACGTGCATATCTAATTTGTTGAGGTTGAAAGATTCTATCTCATGTTTTATGAATTAATAGATTAATCATATATttgatttttgttttttattaCTGGATTATATAACCTTCGATACGACGGGAACTGCTTACCTGATATTCTATTAATAATATCTAACTGAAGATTATCTAACTATAAATGTCATCGGTATATTGaacatatattattttattaatCAACTATGAACTTTAGTACAGGTTTCTTTCTAAAAGAAATTTTTTACCGTAAGTCGAAGTTGTGTGAACATCAGTTCATGAGATTTTTTTCGGTACGTTTTTTTCTTGAAGAAATTATCTCCCGTACTTCCAACTTGTGTGAACGTCACTAAGAGATTTTTTATGTTACGTTTTATTTTTGAAGAATTTTTTCCCATACGTGAAAGTTTGTTTTACATCAAGGATATTTTGGGCtgttttttgtctatatttaattgtGGAGGTGGATAATTTAAAAAACAAAGAAATTCTCTCCCGTACGTCCAAGTTATGTGAACGTCACTAAGGGATTTTTTctgttatgttttttttttcttgaagaaATTTTTTCCCATACGTCCAAGTTTGTTTTACATAAAGGAGATTTTGGGCTGTTTTTTTGCCTATATTTAATTGCGGAGGtggataatttttttaaaaaaatgaattttCTCATGTACCCAAGTTGTGTGAACGTTGGGACTTTTTCTGTTACGTTTTTTCTTGAAGAATTTTTTTCCCGTATGCCAAAGTTTGTTTTATCAAGGAGATTTTGGGCtgttttttgtctatatttaattgcAGAGGTGgatatttaaaaaaacaaaatagaTCTAATCATTAAGGATAGTTGGAGTCTTTTGATTAACGGCCAGATATTTCTAACTAAAGTGAGAATTTCTAGCATTTATCCTTTATTATAGCGCTTCTGGTGAGGATTAACGTGAAGGCTCCGTTGAGActtctaattagtaatagtaagataccATACCATTTCGTGTTTAATTAATAATATAAATGAACCTTATATACACGGCCCATTATTATTACATAGACGTAGTCCTGATGGACTGTACTGTGTCAAAACGGCCACTGATGCCGTGTAGCGTTTTGAGCTAGCTAGCCAACGACGGGAGTCTTGACGACGACGCCGCTGACGGcgtggacgatgatgatgacgcgCTTGGGGTCGTAGTTCGTCGGCAGCGGGTCCGTGTCAGTGTAGAAGGCAGGCGACAGGTCGGGCCGGTCGCTGGTGATCTTGCCCGACGCGTCCAGCATCTGCCACCCCACCACCTCCGGCCACGACGTCTtcgagtcgtcgtcgtcgtcgctggcGGCGGCGCCCGGGGTAAGGACTATGCCCATCCTTGAGTCGCCGGCCGGGCTTCAGTTCTTCTCTTGCGACTGATAATCTGCGGCTCTCTGTGAACTGAAAAAACGGACGTGCAATATCGTATCCTATTTATACTACTACTGgatacatatataaatatatatatatatacacacactaccggaaaccggtactttgtcgagtgccggaggctttgccgagtgtattttatcgggcactcggcaaagacggcctttgccgagtgccaaataaaatacactcggcaaaaaaaaaaaacactcgacaaaatgcgtctttgccgagtgccttttttctggtactcggcaaatatgtactttgccgagtgctatttttcggcacacggcaaaatacgtttTTGTCGAGTGCATTTTTTCTAGCACTCAGCAAATATGTATTTTGCTGAatgctatttttcggcacacggcTAAAtacgtctttgctgagtgcctttttctggcactcagcaaagatgtattttgccgactgcctttgttttggcacccggcaaagaggcatcgtgccgtgtgcatttttttttgccctcgacaaatcagtttttcaaagcaatttttgaggccctaaatgaattcaaaggaaaaacttttcaactacaaagttgtataacttctcaagatctacaaagtttattttggtcatttcttcattagacaaagcgacaataacgttgttcataaaatctacatctctcatatctctcatattagtttcatgaaagtagaagagagatatataagatttgtgaacaatgttactaccactatatcggatgaacaaatgaccaaaataaactttgtagatcttgagaagttatgaaattttgtagttggcaacattttgatttgaaatcatcttgtcatgcaaaaacgacatttgaatttgaaaattttaaaatttgaatttttcaaaagacctcggatgaaaaaacttcctacataaaaattgtagatctccaaaagttatgaaactactgtagttgacaacttttttatttgaaatcatcttatcatgcaaaactacgtttgaatctttcaaatttgaaatttaaaattttcaaacgacctcggatggaaaaacttcctaaatgaaaatggtagattttgaaaagttatgaaactttgtagttgaccactttttgatttgaattcatttagggcctcaaacaagcaatttactctcagtttagtataatatatgaggatagataacggaatctagacacaagtaacagtgtagtgcagtggtagagcagcagacactcgagggagaggtcgtgagttcgaatcccgccggcTGCGTTAACCTCGAATTTAGCGCAAAAAATGCACCGACTTCGATGAAgacgggcaggcgctggcctgtGGCGGCCTCCCCTgaaaatttttttgaaaaattttactattatttttgggttttttttcgcattttcattttgccgagtgtaaatctttgccaagtgtttttccggcactcggcaaaggctttgtcgagtgcccgacaaaaaacactcggcaaatagctatTTACCGACAAAAAGATGTCGTGTGTTGtatgtcgagtgttacactcggcaaagcagttgccgagtgtttttgggtcaTTGCCGAGTGCCCTTGGCACTTGGCAAAACGACTGTATCCCGTAGTGACAGGTTGGTGTGTTATATACCACCAAAGAAAAGAACCTTGCATCTCGCATACGCCGCCAAACTTTTGGTGTAATTCCGGTCGCGACAGATTTGTTGGCTACATACACATCCAAGCTAGCCTTGTAATTTAGGTATGGTTGGTTCCATGCATATTGTTGGCCACGACGACGACCGTCAATATCCAAGAAACCTGGGAACTTCCATTACTCAGACGCTAACATATTGTTAGCAACGATTACAAGAATATATATAATTGTCATCAGCAAATTTATTAAACTTGTTTGTTCTTTCAAAATGTCAGGATGGGTGATCGGCAGCACACAAAGACTGGAACGGAAGCTTTCAAACGGACGCCGTTGGTAGACCTTTCATCATGACGTCCGTGACTGTTCACCTGTTGGAACATGGAGTACGCGCAGTTCGCCCAGTTGAACTCGTTCTTGGACAAAATGAATatcgagctcaatgtgcttggtgcAGCTTGTGGTGAACTGGATTTGATGACATGTATACCGCGGAGACATTGTCGTAGAACACCACAGTCGCCTTCTTGATGCCGCAATGGAGTTCACTGAGCAGCTGGCGTAACCAGATGCATTCGGCGGCTGCGTTTGCCACCGCCCGATACTCGGTCTCCGCGCTTGATCTTGACACAGTTGGTTGCCGCTTGGATGACCAGGAGACAAGGGAGTCACCGAGGTAGACGCAGAATCCCAACGTCGATCGCCGAGTGTCTGGACACCCTACCCAGTCCGCATCTGAGTACGCGGTGACgctgaggtcggtggaggcgcgAAGCAGGAGCCCGTGCAACGTCATGCCATGGACGTACCGCAGAATGCACTTGAGAAACGCCATGTGCGGTGCGCGGGGATCATGCATGTGGAGGCAGGCTTGCTGGACGGCAAAGGTGATGTCGGGCCGCGTCATCGTTAGGAACTGGGCCGTGCCCGCCAAACTGCTGTAGGACGTCGCATTGTCCGTGGGTGGGCCGTCGGCGGCGAGCTTGTTCTTGGCGTCGATTGGTGTAGAGGCAGGTTTGTAGTTCGTCATCCCGGCGCGATCGAGGATGTCTTCAGCGTACCGCTCTTGAGAGAGGTAGAACCCGTCCTTGGTTCGCTTGACGTCGATCCCAAGGAAGAAGCGTAGCACCCCCATGTCCTTGATGGCAAATTCGGCACGGAGGCAGTCGACAATGTGCTGGAGCAAAGCCGAGCTGGACCCAGTGAGCACAATGTCATCGGCATAGAGGAGGAGATATGCGATGTCGGTGCCGCGACGAAAGACGAAGAGGGATGAGTCAGATCGGGTTGCCTTGAAGCCGATCTTGGTGACAAAACCGGCAAACCGAGTGAACCATGCCCGCGGAGCCTGACGGAGTCCATATAAGGACTTGTTGAGCAGACAGACTATGTCAGGGCGATCAGCATCGACGAAGCCCGTGGGCTGCTGACAGAGAACTTGCTCATTAAGATGACCATGAAGGAACGCATTAGAGACATCGAGTTGCTTTGTTGGCCACTGGTTAGATGCCGCGATGGCAAGGATAGTACGAATGGTGGCTGGCTTGACGACAGGCGAGAAGGTTTCACCAAAATCAATCCCTGCTCGTTGGGTGAATCCGCGAACCACCCACCTCGCCTTGTAACGCACTAGTGAGCCATCAGGATTTAGCTTATGATGGAACACCCATTTGCCACTGACAACGTTGGCACCCGGTGGACGATCAACAAGGCGCCAAGTTCTGTTGCGCTGGAGCGCGTCAAACTCAAGCGCCATGGCTGTCCTCCAGTTAGGATCTTTGAGAGCAGTCTGAGCTGTAGCAGGAAGTGGAGAGATCGCAGGTCGGAGGATGAGGCACCGGCGTGCAAAACGTACCGTGGGTTTGGTTTGAAGATGCCCGCCCGGGAACGAGTCTGCATGTGGTGACCAGGTGCCGACGCCGCAGGGTACGGCATTGGGAACAGGACTGTTGGACAGTAATGGTGCGGGAACTGAAGCACCAGAGGATGGTGCGAAAGGCGTGGGTGTGACACCTAGACGCAACAGGCAGTAGAGGATCAGGAGGAGGCGGTGGTGGGTGAGGTGCGCTCTACTGAAGAATGACTAGGCTCGTCGGTACTGTAGCCGGTCTGGCTATTGTTGGCTAACGAAGCTGAGGTTCAGAACGAAAAGGAAACTAGGTTTCATCAAGAACAACATGGCGAGATGTGATGACGTGACGTATTTGTAGGTGAAGACACCAATATCCATGGTGATCGGTCGGGTAGCCGAGAAGAACACACGATGTGGAGCTTATGCGGCGCTGTCGAAGCTTGATTGGGATAGCACAGGCACCCGAAAACCCTTAGATGATTGTAGGATGGTGGGGTGCCGAGGAGAAGCTGAAATGGAGTTGCCTAACCACTGGCCCGACAGGGACGCCGATTCAGAAGATGGGTTGTCGTGGATAGGGCCTCCACCCAATATGCATCAGGCAAGCCAGCATGAAGAAGAAGACTACGAACACAGTTGTTCAGTGTTCTAAtgatgcgcttggccttgccat is from Miscanthus floridulus cultivar M001 chromosome 7, ASM1932011v1, whole genome shotgun sequence and encodes:
- the LOC136465059 gene encoding uncharacterized mitochondrial protein AtMg00810-like gives rise to the protein MALEFDALQRNRTWRLVDRPPGANVVSGKWVFHHKLNPDGSLVRYKARWVVRGFTQRAGIDFGETFSPVVKPATIRTILAIAASNQWPTKQLDVSNAFLHGHLNEQVLCQQPTGFVDADRPDIVCLLNKSLYGLRQAPRAWFTRFAGFVTKIGFKATRSDSSLFVFRRGTDIAYLLLYADDIVLTGSSSALLQHIVDCLRAEFAIKDMGVLRFFLGIDVKRTKDGFYLSQERYAEDILDRAGMTNYKPASTPIDAKNKLAADGPPTDNATSYSSLAGTAQFLTMTRPDITFAVQQACLHMHDPRAPHMAFLKCILRYVHGMTLHGLLLRASTDLSVTAYSDADWVGCPDTRRSTLGFCVYLGDSLVSWSSKRQPTVSRSSAETEYRAVANAAAECIWLRQLLSELHCGIKKATVVFYDNVSAVYMSSNPVHHKLHQAH